Proteins encoded by one window of Paenibacillus urinalis:
- a CDS encoding GNAT family N-acetyltransferase, translating into MILNISLQDRDLMLEVWKLQQMAYRLEAELIGFHDIPPLLDTIDSLQECGETFYGYINEDMELIGAISVEQEWEDSLTISRMMVHPNHFRRGVAGQLIQHVLDQYSEVRKFIVSTGMKNTPAVMLYQKYGFEPVQSCEIAPNVELTTFHLNRMYDRS; encoded by the coding sequence ATGATACTAAATATTTCTTTGCAAGACAGGGACCTGATGCTGGAAGTATGGAAACTGCAGCAGATGGCGTATCGCTTGGAGGCCGAGCTGATCGGCTTTCATGACATTCCACCACTGCTTGATACCATTGACAGTCTTCAGGAATGCGGAGAGACGTTTTATGGGTATATAAATGAAGATATGGAGCTTATCGGGGCGATTTCGGTGGAGCAGGAATGGGAAGACAGCCTGACGATCTCAAGAATGATGGTTCATCCGAATCATTTTCGAAGAGGTGTTGCCGGTCAGCTTATTCAGCATGTGCTGGATCAGTATTCAGAAGTGCGTAAATTTATTGTGTCGACAGGCATGAAGAATACACCTGCTGTAATGCTGTATCAAAAGTATGGCTTCGAGCCGGTACAGAGCTGTGAGATTGCGCCGAATGTGGAATTAACGACGTTCCATTTGAATAGGATGTACGATCGTTCTTAA
- a CDS encoding nucleotidyltransferase-like protein: protein MELKNYSFLSEESSKHGAVGAIVYPHSGEQFYGSLMQDFEVLVLILHEDGPTENRYRHSAIGEVRYQILYMDWKRLARCLITGADRGVIEAFLHGDILWDKGDKIKVHRDYIQQFGSKLRKQKIFYEFSQFLRTYLDAKRWIKDGEVIDAYQSVLESLNHWARIVVMEKGISPERAVWTQLRDMDRSVYKLYEELTMSKETLEQRVELILLACEFSVLSKMESSCSLLLDIVRSSNKPWSLHELMKHPDLCFMQDEIPLLLRKLVHRSIIRETESLVPFVTEGGREIKYCAK, encoded by the coding sequence GTGGAACTTAAGAATTATTCTTTTTTATCTGAGGAATCATCTAAACACGGAGCAGTTGGAGCGATTGTATATCCTCATTCAGGAGAACAATTTTATGGCTCATTAATGCAGGATTTCGAAGTTCTTGTGCTGATACTGCATGAAGATGGCCCAACGGAGAACAGATACAGGCATTCAGCCATTGGTGAAGTGCGTTATCAGATTCTATATATGGACTGGAAGCGTTTGGCCCGCTGTTTGATTACGGGAGCAGATCGAGGTGTAATTGAAGCTTTTTTACATGGCGATATACTGTGGGACAAGGGTGACAAGATAAAGGTTCACAGAGATTATATACAACAATTTGGTTCAAAGCTCCGCAAGCAGAAAATATTTTATGAGTTCTCTCAATTTTTGCGTACTTACTTGGATGCAAAGAGATGGATCAAAGATGGAGAAGTAATTGATGCTTATCAGAGCGTCTTGGAATCATTAAATCATTGGGCAAGGATTGTAGTGATGGAGAAAGGGATCTCTCCCGAAAGAGCAGTGTGGACTCAATTACGAGACATGGATCGCTCTGTATATAAGTTATATGAGGAGCTTACTATGAGCAAAGAGACACTTGAACAGCGCGTAGAGCTTATTCTATTGGCTTGTGAATTCTCAGTGTTGTCCAAGATGGAGAGCAGCTGCAGTCTTCTCCTGGACATTGTTCGCAGTAGTAATAAACCGTGGAGCCTGCATGAGCTGATGAAGCATCCTGACCTTTGCTTTATGCAAGATGAGATTCCGTTGCTGCTTCGGAAGCTGGTACACCGTTCTATTATTAGAGAAACAGAGAGTCTAGTTCCGTTTGTAACCGAGGGAGGCAGAGAGATTAAGTATTGTGCGAAGTGA
- a CDS encoding DUF2614 family zinc ribbon-containing protein encodes MIFKTAKIEAFRTWGLLLTMLGMGLMVLGTAGIVFWGTAGKVFAGIGLVIGLIAMMGSLAIYFWAGMMSVSAVQIECPECSKLTKMLGKTDRCMFCKTILTHDPAQANTTIEELNMNKSEPVSRS; translated from the coding sequence ATGATTTTTAAAACTGCTAAAATTGAAGCCTTTCGTACGTGGGGACTGTTGCTTACCATGCTGGGCATGGGGCTCATGGTTCTGGGAACAGCCGGGATTGTATTCTGGGGCACCGCAGGTAAGGTGTTCGCAGGTATAGGACTTGTCATTGGGTTGATCGCGATGATGGGCAGTCTTGCCATCTATTTTTGGGCTGGAATGATGTCTGTCAGCGCAGTTCAAATTGAATGTCCTGAATGCAGCAAGCTCACTAAAATGCTGGGCAAAACAGACCGCTGTATGTTCTGTAAAACGATATTGACACACGACCCTGCGCAGGCGAATACCACTATTGAAGAACTGAACATGAACAAATCCGAACCCGTATCCAGATCATAG
- a CDS encoding DUF4097 family beta strand repeat-containing protein, with amino-acid sequence MQMNIDPNPKRPKRRLQRNWHKFIAGLLSALFPGLGHIYLGLYIKGLTFIFLLLLDLTALLYFSSIGIQINVPLIILLSLVIPVIYFINIYDVLQLADWVLMKKRRIQTAGEPSEDSSILRPGIGFMGWERGLSFGMLLIFGGGLMVLFVQKPRWLELYLAQYGLYAVGAALVIAGLLLLNRELILSLTFKKRRMNKSAGSYLKIRIGRYTASILLIVVGILLIIDKVYQTEYVFSLVNYWPFILVIWGIEFIIAFLLNQVLRPKAKRKSRYRFRPDFKGILSASVMICCIFIVTQQDHYAHLWNRVSLNLSAASLDYSEAADNQIEKEMISIPVEMETGAVVVENVNGDIRINRGDVESVVVKTIAWVDQVEPVEAQAIADASEINTQEGKTIQIAADPQGYGSESKRQPRMNLTITIPDDRRFDLQVRTSNGSVYLDRPEAISSIDVESGNGKIYIHNAIGDVQAKTLNGNISVADVIGSAVLNTNRGDLRAEGVTGSVDLTTLVGRIQASDIVGDITGSTRNGNITVNEPVAKLRLETLNGAVQVHTNQIGGDWDIYSAVGDILLTIPETGDYEVSGSSTYGNLNVELPYTIENRMITGVSGTGEHKVQVEGNSDITIQRSTLEDETSRENTETNRTNQMLQ; translated from the coding sequence ATGCAGATGAATATCGATCCGAACCCGAAGCGTCCAAAAAGGCGGCTCCAGCGTAACTGGCACAAGTTTATTGCAGGTTTATTGTCTGCGTTGTTCCCTGGCTTGGGTCATATTTATTTGGGTTTGTACATTAAAGGCCTCACTTTTATTTTCTTGTTGCTGCTGGATTTAACGGCCTTATTATACTTCTCGTCGATTGGGATTCAGATCAATGTTCCGTTAATTATTTTATTGTCGCTCGTCATACCCGTCATTTATTTCATCAATATTTATGATGTTCTGCAATTAGCAGATTGGGTGCTTATGAAGAAACGCCGTATACAAACAGCGGGGGAGCCAAGTGAGGACTCGTCGATATTGCGTCCAGGCATCGGTTTTATGGGATGGGAGCGAGGCTTATCCTTTGGTATGCTGCTGATCTTTGGCGGTGGATTAATGGTACTGTTTGTACAGAAACCACGCTGGCTTGAATTGTATTTGGCCCAGTATGGGTTATATGCTGTAGGCGCTGCCCTTGTTATCGCAGGGTTATTATTGTTAAATCGAGAACTGATATTGTCCTTAACTTTTAAGAAACGTCGTATGAATAAGAGTGCAGGCTCTTACTTAAAAATAAGAATTGGGAGATATACAGCATCGATCCTTCTCATTGTCGTTGGCATTCTGCTCATAATAGACAAGGTCTATCAGACCGAGTATGTTTTCAGCCTAGTTAACTATTGGCCGTTTATTCTGGTCATTTGGGGGATTGAGTTTATTATCGCCTTCCTGCTCAATCAAGTATTACGGCCCAAGGCAAAAAGGAAATCACGCTACAGATTCAGACCCGATTTTAAAGGCATATTATCGGCAAGTGTTATGATCTGCTGTATTTTTATTGTGACTCAGCAGGATCATTACGCACATCTGTGGAACCGAGTGAGTCTCAATTTAAGTGCCGCTTCGCTGGATTACAGTGAGGCAGCTGACAACCAAATTGAAAAAGAAATGATTTCTATTCCAGTTGAAATGGAAACAGGTGCCGTTGTCGTTGAAAATGTGAATGGTGACATTCGAATTAACCGGGGCGATGTAGAGTCGGTCGTCGTCAAGACGATTGCATGGGTGGATCAAGTAGAGCCTGTTGAAGCCCAGGCCATTGCAGATGCATCCGAGATTAATACCCAAGAAGGGAAAACGATCCAAATTGCCGCCGACCCTCAAGGGTATGGGAGTGAATCTAAACGCCAGCCTAGAATGAATCTGACCATAACGATCCCGGATGACCGGCGCTTTGATCTTCAAGTGAGAACCTCTAATGGCTCTGTATATCTTGACCGGCCAGAGGCAATTAGCAGCATTGATGTCGAGAGCGGGAATGGAAAGATCTATATTCATAATGCGATTGGAGATGTTCAAGCTAAGACCCTTAATGGGAATATATCGGTAGCTGATGTAATCGGAAGTGCAGTACTGAATACCAATCGCGGGGATCTTCGAGCAGAGGGAGTGACAGGCAGTGTAGATCTTACAACGCTTGTCGGACGAATACAGGCCTCAGATATAGTTGGGGATATTACAGGCAGCACACGCAACGGGAATATTACCGTAAATGAACCGGTAGCTAAGTTAAGATTAGAGACACTGAACGGAGCGGTTCAAGTCCATACGAATCAGATCGGCGGAGACTGGGACATTTATAGTGCTGTCGGCGATATTTTGTTAACCATTCCTGAGACAGGAGATTACGAAGTATCGGGCTCAAGCACTTACGGTAATCTTAACGTCGAACTTCCCTATACGATTGAGAATAGGATGATTACAGGCGTCTCAGGTACAGGAGAGCATAAGGTTCAAGTAGAGGGTAATAGTGATATAACAATCCAGCGCTCCACATTGGAGGATGAGACCAGCCGGGAGAACACGGAGACGAATCGGACGAATCAAATGCTGCAATGA
- a CDS encoding Fur family transcriptional regulator, producing MSTRVQHALEQLKTTGVRITPQRHAILNYLMESMGHPTADEIYRALEPQFPSMSVATVYNNLKMFTNAGMVRELAYGDNASRFDANVTDHYHIICEACGTIRDFNYPSLADVEERAGLDTGFQVNGLRLELYGVCESCRPS from the coding sequence ATGTCAACACGTGTCCAACATGCATTAGAACAATTAAAAACGACCGGTGTTCGTATAACGCCTCAGCGCCATGCGATACTGAATTATCTGATGGAATCCATGGGACATCCAACAGCTGATGAGATTTATCGAGCTCTTGAGCCTCAGTTTCCAAGCATGAGCGTAGCGACCGTATATAATAATTTGAAGATGTTTACAAATGCCGGTATGGTACGAGAGCTGGCGTATGGTGATAATGCGAGCAGGTTTGATGCCAATGTCACAGACCATTATCATATTATTTGTGAAGCTTGCGGAACCATTCGGGATTTCAATTATCCTTCGCTTGCTGATGTGGAAGAACGAGCCGGGCTGGATACAGGTTTTCAGGTAAACGGCTTACGGTTGGAATTGTACGGTGTATGCGAGAGTTGCAGGCCATCGTAA
- a CDS encoding MgtC/SapB family protein — protein MNDPWYISEWSILLRLLLAMLMGGLIGLERERSNHAAGFRTHILVCLGSSLIMILSVYGFGDFVNEVNVRMDPARLAAAVITGVGFLGAGTILFTGKSITGLTTAASIWVVAAIGLAVGAGFYFAAVISTLLVLLNLWVFNKVERRYLKTNKQHLITLSGDSSPNLIEKISAFMEAEKIIIRKMTVSDLEVGPPGYRSELNLHVEVSLHVLVPNNFSTVDLVTKLQSCHQFRSISVE, from the coding sequence ATGAACGATCCTTGGTATATCAGTGAATGGAGCATACTTCTTAGATTGCTCCTTGCCATGCTTATGGGAGGGCTTATCGGACTTGAACGCGAGCGCTCCAACCATGCGGCAGGCTTCAGAACTCATATTTTGGTATGTTTGGGTTCATCATTAATTATGATCTTATCGGTCTATGGCTTTGGTGATTTTGTAAATGAGGTTAATGTTCGTATGGACCCTGCACGTTTGGCGGCAGCCGTTATTACCGGCGTGGGCTTTCTGGGAGCAGGAACGATCCTGTTTACGGGTAAATCCATCACTGGGCTTACGACGGCAGCTTCGATATGGGTAGTCGCAGCCATAGGTCTTGCTGTAGGGGCAGGCTTCTATTTTGCCGCTGTAATATCAACGCTGCTGGTACTTCTGAACCTGTGGGTATTTAATAAAGTTGAACGCCGATACCTTAAAACTAACAAGCAGCACTTAATAACACTAAGCGGAGACTCATCTCCCAATCTGATTGAGAAGATTTCCGCCTTTATGGAGGCTGAGAAGATTATTATACGGAAAATGACGGTGAGTGATCTGGAAGTGGGTCCTCCCGGCTATCGATCTGAATTGAATCTTCATGTGGAAGTATCCCTGCACGTACTTGTTCCTAACAATTTTAGTACCGTGGATCTGGTTACCAAGCTGCAGAGCTGTCATCAGTTCAGGTCCATATCAGTGGAATAA
- the gatB gene encoding Asp-tRNA(Asn)/Glu-tRNA(Gln) amidotransferase subunit GatB — MSTSKYETVIGLEVHVELHTKSKIFCGCSTEFGAPPNTHTCPICLGHPGVLPVLNRQAVEYAMKAAMALNCTIADISKFDRKNYFYPDSPKAYQISQYDQPVGENGWIDIEVNGETKRIGITRLHLEEDAGKLTHMDGGYGTLADYNRVGTPLVEIVSEPEISSPEEARAYLEKIRSIMQYCDVSDVKMEEGSLRCDANISLRPYGQKEFGTKAELKNMNSFRGVQRGLEYEEYRQAELLNDGDEVVQETRRWDESQGKTLSMRSKEEAHDYRYFPDPDLVTLHIDQEWKDRVKATIPELPDERKARYTAEYGLPSYDADVITASKAVADLFEESLKHTSDAKAVSNWIMGDLLGYLNSENQELSAVPITGEGLGEMIGLIEKGTISSKIAKTVFKEMLVSGKKPQQIVEEKGLVQISDEGAILGIVEQVVAANPQSVEDYKAGKQKAIGFLVGQVMKESKGKANPGMVNKLLADVLNR; from the coding sequence ATGTCAACATCCAAGTACGAGACAGTCATCGGGCTTGAAGTCCATGTAGAGCTGCATACCAAATCTAAAATTTTCTGCGGCTGCTCCACGGAGTTTGGTGCACCGCCGAATACACATACATGTCCGATCTGCCTGGGACATCCCGGGGTTCTTCCGGTGCTGAACCGTCAGGCGGTCGAATACGCGATGAAAGCAGCCATGGCTCTGAACTGTACGATCGCAGATATAAGCAAATTTGACCGCAAGAACTATTTTTATCCTGATTCGCCTAAGGCCTATCAGATCTCTCAATATGATCAGCCTGTTGGAGAGAATGGCTGGATAGATATTGAAGTGAACGGAGAAACCAAGCGTATCGGAATCACACGTCTCCATCTGGAGGAGGATGCGGGTAAGCTGACTCATATGGATGGCGGTTATGGTACACTTGCGGACTATAATAGAGTAGGTACGCCACTGGTTGAGATTGTATCAGAACCAGAAATTTCTTCGCCGGAAGAAGCGCGTGCTTATTTGGAGAAGATCCGTTCCATCATGCAATACTGTGATGTATCCGATGTGAAGATGGAGGAAGGGTCCCTGCGCTGTGATGCCAATATCAGCTTGCGTCCATACGGACAGAAAGAGTTCGGTACCAAAGCTGAGCTGAAGAATATGAACTCCTTCCGTGGTGTACAGCGCGGTCTTGAATATGAGGAGTACCGCCAGGCTGAGCTGTTGAATGACGGAGACGAGGTCGTTCAGGAAACTCGCCGCTGGGATGAGTCGCAGGGCAAGACACTGTCCATGCGCAGCAAGGAAGAGGCTCATGATTATCGCTACTTCCCAGACCCAGACCTTGTCACACTTCATATTGATCAGGAATGGAAGGATCGGGTAAAGGCTACGATTCCAGAGCTTCCTGATGAGCGTAAAGCGCGTTACACGGCAGAGTACGGCCTGCCTTCCTATGATGCCGATGTCATTACAGCTTCCAAAGCGGTAGCTGATCTGTTCGAAGAGAGTCTTAAGCACACTTCGGACGCCAAAGCCGTATCCAACTGGATTATGGGAGATCTCCTTGGCTATCTGAACAGTGAGAATCAGGAGCTGTCAGCGGTTCCGATCACGGGTGAAGGTCTTGGCGAAATGATTGGATTGATTGAGAAAGGCACAATCAGCTCGAAGATCGCGAAGACCGTATTCAAGGAAATGCTTGTGAGCGGCAAGAAGCCGCAGCAGATTGTTGAGGAGAAAGGTCTTGTCCAGATCAGTGATGAGGGAGCCATTCTTGGCATTGTTGAGCAAGTCGTTGCTGCGAACCCCCAATCGGTTGAGGACTACAAAGCAGGTAAGCAAAAAGCAATCGGCTTCCTTGTGGGTCAAGTAATGAAGGAAAGTAAAGGCAAGGCGAATCCGGGTATGGTAAACAAGCTGCTTGCTGATGTCTTGAACCGGTAG
- a CDS encoding glycosyl hydrolase family 18 protein, whose protein sequence is MAKGYRKKRRRKPSFTKRIAAIGFIGVGIYLLITTFNPQNIYEDADWRGFTKPIFVHGELMDYEAVGSGESLQLPLPVLQEAVDPAMRYEDGDGAIILTSPDKVLRLHVGKEEAELNTKEYELHTAPFEEQGIPYVPLQAVKEVYGVTVHEDMETGAVLLMNAGEVIQYGSAAGKDPEQEIPLYKEPDNSSAITAQMHPGDRVRIWSSNEDWHYVQMDDGYAGYTTAGKIKPTEKVTVPALESVPTAAEQRWKGKTINLAWEAVYNRAADPANLQTMKGVNVVSPTWFDITDGNGLVESKGDLEYVHKAKELGMEVWGLLSNSFDPDMTAEALSTYDRRTAIIQKMIEYAAAYQLDGINIDFENVYTEDGPLVTQFMRELRPYAKQNDLVLSIAVTPKSNSEMWSLFLDRRALGEIADYMMVMTYDEHWASSPTAGSVASLPWVTAAMNKIMVEDEVPADKLLLGIPSYTRVWSIQESGEDSGITSKAIGMDSAQDLIKQHKLTPTFSADTGQNYVEFTEGEVRNQIWLEDKTSLRARVDLASELKLAGIATWNRSFANKGAWAVLNGIHQR, encoded by the coding sequence TTGGCAAAAGGTTATCGCAAAAAGAGAAGGCGAAAGCCCAGTTTTACTAAAAGAATCGCAGCTATCGGATTTATTGGCGTAGGTATCTATTTATTGATCACGACATTTAATCCACAAAATATATATGAAGACGCAGACTGGAGAGGTTTTACGAAACCGATCTTTGTACATGGAGAGCTGATGGATTATGAAGCTGTAGGCTCGGGCGAGAGCTTGCAGCTCCCGCTTCCTGTTTTACAGGAGGCTGTCGATCCGGCAATGCGATATGAAGATGGGGATGGCGCGATTATATTAACTTCACCGGATAAAGTATTGAGACTGCATGTCGGTAAAGAGGAAGCAGAGCTGAATACGAAGGAATATGAGCTTCATACGGCACCTTTTGAAGAACAGGGAATACCTTATGTACCGTTGCAGGCAGTAAAAGAAGTGTATGGCGTTACCGTACACGAAGATATGGAGACCGGTGCTGTGCTTCTAATGAACGCAGGCGAAGTGATTCAATACGGTTCAGCAGCAGGGAAAGATCCTGAGCAGGAAATTCCGCTCTATAAAGAGCCAGATAACAGCTCCGCTATCACCGCGCAGATGCATCCAGGGGATCGGGTGAGGATTTGGTCCTCGAACGAAGACTGGCATTATGTTCAAATGGATGATGGTTATGCGGGGTATACAACTGCTGGCAAAATAAAGCCGACAGAAAAGGTGACAGTTCCGGCACTTGAATCAGTACCCACCGCAGCCGAACAGCGTTGGAAGGGGAAGACAATTAATCTGGCATGGGAAGCCGTATACAATAGAGCAGCTGATCCGGCCAACCTGCAGACGATGAAGGGCGTCAATGTGGTGAGTCCGACATGGTTTGATATTACTGATGGCAATGGCTTGGTGGAGAGCAAAGGTGATCTGGAATACGTTCATAAGGCCAAGGAGCTGGGGATGGAAGTATGGGGACTGCTCAGCAATAGCTTTGATCCGGATATGACTGCAGAAGCACTCTCTACTTATGATCGACGAACGGCTATTATCCAGAAGATGATCGAATATGCTGCTGCCTATCAGCTCGACGGGATTAATATAGATTTCGAGAATGTGTATACAGAGGATGGGCCGTTGGTGACTCAGTTCATGAGAGAGCTCCGTCCTTACGCCAAGCAGAATGACCTCGTGTTGTCGATTGCCGTTACACCGAAGTCAAACAGTGAGATGTGGTCCTTATTTTTAGATCGCAGGGCATTAGGCGAAATTGCAGATTACATGATGGTCATGACTTATGATGAACACTGGGCATCGAGCCCGACGGCGGGATCTGTTGCATCGTTGCCATGGGTGACCGCGGCGATGAACAAGATCATGGTAGAAGATGAAGTGCCAGCGGACAAGCTGCTGCTGGGTATTCCATCCTATACAAGAGTATGGTCTATACAGGAATCAGGAGAGGACAGCGGGATTACTTCCAAGGCCATTGGGATGGACTCAGCTCAGGATCTGATTAAGCAGCATAAGCTGACTCCGACATTCTCAGCGGATACAGGACAGAACTATGTGGAATTCACAGAGGGGGAAGTGCGGAATCAGATCTGGCTTGAGGATAAAACCTCACTTCGGGCAAGAGTTGATCTGGCGAGTGAGCTGAAGCTGGCAGGAATCGCCACCTGGAACAGAAGCTTTGCCAATAAAGGTGCTTGGGCAGTTCTTAATGGAATTCATCAGCGTTGA
- the gatA gene encoding Asp-tRNA(Asn)/Glu-tRNA(Gln) amidotransferase subunit GatA: MSLLKLTLPEIHNKLHAKEISVSELTAASYARIGQVEEQVRAYLTLDEEGAMEAARRLDDKLVSGEARGLLFGLPAGIKDNISTEGLRTTCASQFLSNFTPVYDATVVKKLKAADIVTLGKLNMDEFAMGGSNENSSFYPVRNPWDLDRVPGGSSGGSAAAVAAGEAYFTLGSDTGGSIRQPASYCGVVGLKPTYGRVSRFGLVAFASSLDQIGPVTKNVEDSAYVLQAISGYDSMDSTSANVEVPDFLSSLTGDVKGLRIGVPKEYIGEGVDPSVKETVMSALKVLEGLGATWEEVSLPHTEYAVASYYLLASSEASSNLARFDGVRYGVRADNPDNLLDLYHKSRSEGFGSEVKRRIMLGTYALSSGYYDAYYLKAQKVRTLIKNDFDEVFKNYDVIIGPTAPTTAFKLGSQVDNPLTMYLNDILTIPVSLAGVPAISIPCGFADGMPVGMQIIGKAFDEATVLRVAHAFEQHTEYHKQQPQL, from the coding sequence TTGAGTTTGCTTAAACTTACACTACCTGAGATACATAATAAGCTGCATGCCAAAGAGATCTCGGTTTCCGAGCTGACTGCAGCATCTTATGCAAGAATAGGACAAGTTGAGGAGCAGGTACGTGCGTATCTCACCCTTGATGAGGAAGGAGCAATGGAGGCTGCAAGAAGGCTGGATGACAAGCTTGTATCAGGCGAAGCCCGCGGACTCCTATTTGGCCTGCCTGCAGGAATCAAGGACAATATTTCGACAGAGGGACTTCGTACAACCTGTGCAAGTCAGTTCCTATCGAACTTTACTCCCGTTTATGATGCGACTGTCGTTAAGAAGCTGAAGGCAGCGGATATCGTAACACTTGGCAAGCTGAACATGGACGAGTTTGCGATGGGCGGCTCGAACGAGAACTCAAGCTTCTATCCGGTGCGTAATCCATGGGATCTGGATCGGGTGCCCGGGGGCTCCAGCGGGGGTTCAGCTGCGGCAGTGGCAGCAGGAGAAGCCTACTTCACACTCGGCTCCGACACGGGCGGTTCGATTCGCCAGCCTGCCTCTTATTGCGGCGTAGTCGGTTTGAAACCGACTTATGGTCGTGTTTCCCGTTTCGGCTTAGTTGCATTTGCTTCTTCCCTCGATCAGATCGGTCCGGTTACGAAGAATGTCGAGGATTCTGCTTATGTGCTTCAAGCGATATCCGGATATGATTCCATGGATTCGACATCAGCCAATGTCGAAGTTCCTGATTTTCTGAGCAGCTTAACCGGAGATGTGAAAGGTCTGCGGATCGGGGTTCCTAAGGAATATATCGGCGAAGGCGTAGATCCTTCCGTGAAAGAGACGGTAATGTCTGCGCTTAAAGTCCTCGAAGGACTTGGAGCAACTTGGGAAGAGGTATCTCTTCCGCATACAGAGTATGCTGTAGCCAGCTATTACTTGCTAGCTTCCTCTGAAGCATCTTCTAATCTTGCCAGATTTGATGGCGTTCGTTATGGCGTTCGTGCCGACAACCCTGACAATTTGCTTGATCTGTATCATAAATCCCGCAGTGAGGGCTTCGGCAGTGAAGTGAAACGCCGGATTATGCTCGGGACATACGCACTCAGCTCAGGCTATTATGATGCCTATTACTTGAAGGCTCAAAAAGTCCGCACGCTGATTAAGAATGATTTTGACGAAGTGTTTAAGAACTATGATGTCATTATTGGACCAACAGCGCCTACGACAGCATTCAAGCTCGGTTCTCAAGTAGACAATCCGCTGACGATGTATCTGAACGATATCCTTACGATTCCTGTCAGCCTTGCAGGTGTGCCTGCGATTAGCATTCCTTGCGGTTTTGCTGATGGAATGCCTGTCGGAATGCAAATTATCGGCAAGGCTTTTGATGAAGCGACCGTTCTTCGTGTTGCCCATGCATTTGAGCAGCATACGGAATATCACAAACAGCAGCCACAGCTATAG
- the gatC gene encoding Asp-tRNA(Asn)/Glu-tRNA(Gln) amidotransferase subunit GatC: MSITKQDVQHVAKLARLNLSEAEEAQMTEQLNAILQYAEKLNELDTEGVEPTTHVLHVSNVMREDEVRESLPIEKVMLNAPDEEDGQIRVPAVLE; the protein is encoded by the coding sequence ATGAGTATTACGAAGCAGGATGTGCAGCATGTGGCCAAGCTGGCCCGTCTTAATCTCAGCGAGGCAGAAGAAGCGCAGATGACGGAGCAGCTGAATGCCATTTTACAATATGCAGAGAAGCTGAACGAGCTTGATACAGAAGGTGTGGAACCAACTACGCACGTGCTTCATGTATCGAATGTAATGCGTGAAGATGAGGTTCGGGAGAGCCTGCCGATTGAAAAAGTAATGCTGAACGCGCCTGATGAGGAAGATGGCCAGATCAGAGTGCCGGCTGTACTTGAATAA
- a CDS encoding MBL fold metallo-hydrolase — translation MLNIRTFSLGPLQTNAYLVQGEDSGKAFIIDPGMNPASLIRAIEDLEIEAIILTHAHFDHIGGVEEIRKLKGCPVYVHTAEAEWLTSAKWNGSLRWPELGGEITASPAEYDLAAGMKLELVGQTFHVYHTPGHSPGSVSLLCGKDLFAGDVLFRAGVGRTDLPGGSERDLIHSIQNTLYTLEDDVKVYPGHGPRTTIGFEKQNNPYVRPGR, via the coding sequence ATGCTGAACATACGAACTTTCAGTCTAGGTCCCCTGCAAACCAATGCCTATTTGGTGCAGGGAGAAGACAGCGGCAAGGCTTTTATCATTGACCCGGGGATGAATCCGGCTTCTCTGATCAGAGCAATCGAAGATTTGGAGATTGAGGCTATTATATTGACCCATGCTCATTTTGATCATATTGGCGGTGTCGAGGAGATACGCAAGCTGAAAGGCTGTCCGGTATATGTGCATACCGCTGAGGCCGAATGGCTTACGTCGGCAAAGTGGAACGGTTCACTGCGCTGGCCGGAGCTTGGCGGAGAGATTACGGCGAGTCCGGCGGAATATGATCTTGCAGCGGGTATGAAGCTGGAGCTTGTAGGACAGACCTTTCACGTGTATCATACACCTGGGCATTCACCAGGAAGCGTGAGTCTCTTATGCGGTAAGGATCTGTTTGCTGGTGATGTTCTGTTCAGAGCCGGCGTAGGAAGAACCGATCTGCCAGGCGGAAGCGAGCGGGACCTGATTCACTCCATCCAGAATACACTTTATACATTGGAAGATGATGTTAAGGTGTATCCAGGCCACGGCCCAAGGACGACGATTGGTTTTGAGAAACAAAATAATCCTTATGTTCGTCCTGGACGTTAA